Proteins co-encoded in one Paracrocinitomix mangrovi genomic window:
- a CDS encoding GNAT family N-acetyltransferase, with the protein MRTSNEKIQMKINTIKSKFEFQLEGRQIGYIKFTPIGRIMYLTKIIVPPTLIGKEYGKEMVDKALNAIDKMRFKVIPSSSFIRNYIRKHPEYQNLVYDPGGGKFHDRFSWLR; encoded by the coding sequence ATGAGAACTTCAAACGAAAAGATCCAGATGAAAATCAATACAATCAAGTCAAAGTTTGAATTTCAACTGGAAGGAAGACAGATAGGATACATTAAGTTTACGCCTATAGGTAGAATTATGTATCTCACCAAAATTATAGTACCACCGACATTAATTGGTAAAGAGTATGGCAAAGAAATGGTGGATAAAGCATTAAATGCAATTGATAAGATGCGTTTTAAAGTAATTCCGAGTTCATCATTTATCAGAAACTACATCCGTAAACATCCAGAATATCAAAATTTGGTATATGATCCTGGTGGTGGTAAATTCCACGATAGATTTAGTTGGTTAAGATAA
- a CDS encoding NifU family protein: MITEEKIQIALNSIRPFLQRDGGDVEFVSIENKIVKVRLVGACETCSMQASTLKAGIEEAIKNAIPEIEAVEPV, from the coding sequence ATGATCACAGAAGAAAAAATTCAAATTGCATTGAACTCTATTCGCCCGTTTTTACAACGTGATGGAGGAGATGTTGAGTTTGTAAGTATTGAAAACAAAATTGTGAAGGTTAGATTAGTTGGAGCCTGTGAAACATGTTCAATGCAAGCGTCAACTTTAAAAGCAGGAATTGAAGAAGCGATTAAAAACGCAATTCCCGAAATAGAAGCAGTAGAACCGGTTTAA
- the moeB gene encoding molybdopterin-synthase adenylyltransferase MoeB translates to MSKDFFSKKELERYSRHLILPDFNIEGQTKLKRSKVLVIGAGGLGAPLLQYLSAAGVGTIGIVDFDIVEESNLQRQVLFTTDDIGKPKVEVARDRILSQNPHIEVKIYNTKLTAENAMKIATGYDVIADGTDNFPTRYLVNDLAVLLKIPYVYASIYRFHGQLSVFNFIDKEGNQGPNYRDLFPKPPLPEEVPSCAEGGVIGVLAGIMGSLQANEVIKVIAEIGQPLSGKLLHFDALNFETNILKLQKHPESMAVTELIDYEDFCGVNSVSSESFQSIDVFTLKKWLDEDDIQLIDVREKYEVEIANINGYHIPKSEIQSRWSEVNKDKKVVIYCKSGKRSADVVRYLQDKHGYQNVYNLRGGILAWIDKIDKSLTKY, encoded by the coding sequence ATGAGTAAAGATTTTTTCAGTAAAAAGGAATTAGAAAGGTACAGTAGACACCTTATTTTACCTGACTTCAATATTGAAGGTCAAACTAAACTGAAACGTTCTAAGGTACTGGTAATTGGTGCCGGCGGTTTAGGAGCACCATTGTTGCAGTATCTTTCGGCAGCAGGTGTAGGTACTATTGGTATTGTTGATTTTGATATTGTTGAAGAATCTAACCTTCAAAGACAAGTGCTTTTTACTACTGATGATATAGGGAAACCAAAAGTTGAAGTTGCCAGAGATAGGATCTTAAGTCAAAACCCTCACATAGAAGTGAAAATCTATAATACAAAATTGACGGCTGAAAATGCAATGAAAATTGCTACAGGATATGACGTGATTGCTGATGGAACAGACAATTTTCCTACTCGTTATTTGGTAAATGATTTGGCTGTTTTGTTGAAGATACCTTATGTGTATGCTTCAATTTATAGATTTCACGGGCAGTTGTCCGTTTTCAATTTTATAGACAAAGAAGGAAATCAAGGACCTAATTACCGAGATCTTTTTCCCAAACCACCATTACCAGAAGAGGTTCCGTCTTGTGCAGAAGGTGGTGTGATCGGTGTGTTGGCTGGAATAATGGGAAGTTTACAAGCCAATGAAGTAATTAAGGTTATAGCTGAAATTGGACAGCCTTTGTCAGGAAAACTATTGCATTTTGATGCGTTGAACTTTGAAACCAATATTTTGAAATTGCAAAAGCATCCTGAATCAATGGCTGTTACTGAATTGATAGATTACGAAGATTTTTGTGGTGTTAATAGTGTTTCCTCAGAGAGCTTTCAAAGTATAGATGTGTTCACTTTGAAAAAGTGGCTGGATGAAGATGATATACAGTTAATAGATGTTAGGGAAAAGTATGAAGTTGAAATTGCTAATATCAATGGTTATCATATTCCAAAAAGTGAGATTCAAAGTAGGTGGAGTGAAGTAAATAAAGATAAAAAGGTGGTGATTTATTGTAAGTCAGGAAAAAGAAGTGCGGATGTAGTGCGCTATCTGCAAGACAAACATGGATATCAAAATGTGTATAACCTAAGAGGTGGTATTTTGGCTTGGATTGATAAAATTGACAAAAGTCTTACAAAGTACTGA
- a CDS encoding NAD(P)/FAD-dependent oxidoreductase: MIETDIIIIGAGPVGLFTVFEAGLVKLKCHLIDSLPQAGGQLAEIYPKKPIYDIPGYPEVLAGDLIDRLMEQAAPFKPGFTLGESAMSIEETSDNQFIVTTNKGTEHKAPVVMIAGGLGVFQPRKPPVENLENFEDKGVEYIIRDPEMYQGKKVVVAGGGDSALDWSIYLIENNIASELSLVHRRSSFRGHLDSVQKVMDLADQGKINLITEAEVIGLKGNGTLDSVQIKHNDGSEIWKDTDHFVPLFGLKPELGPIADWGLEIEKNAIKVDTRDYSTNREGIYAIGDINQYEGKLKLILCGFHEGTIAVQSAFARIHPDKKNVLKYTTVNGVNGFE; encoded by the coding sequence ATGATTGAAACTGATATAATTATAATAGGGGCAGGACCCGTGGGATTGTTTACTGTATTTGAAGCAGGATTGGTTAAATTAAAATGTCATTTGATTGACTCGTTGCCACAGGCAGGAGGGCAATTGGCAGAAATTTATCCTAAAAAACCTATTTACGATATTCCGGGATATCCTGAAGTTTTGGCTGGGGATTTAATTGATAGATTGATGGAACAAGCTGCTCCGTTTAAGCCTGGCTTCACACTTGGTGAATCAGCTATGTCAATTGAAGAAACAAGTGACAATCAATTTATTGTTACTACAAATAAAGGGACAGAGCACAAGGCGCCGGTTGTAATGATTGCCGGAGGTTTAGGAGTGTTTCAACCTAGAAAGCCACCTGTTGAAAATCTTGAAAATTTTGAAGATAAAGGTGTTGAGTACATAATTCGTGATCCGGAAATGTACCAGGGTAAAAAAGTAGTAGTTGCCGGAGGAGGTGATTCTGCTTTAGACTGGTCGATTTATTTAATTGAAAATAACATTGCTTCAGAACTTTCATTGGTTCATAGAAGATCTTCTTTCAGAGGACATTTAGACTCAGTTCAAAAAGTAATGGATTTAGCTGATCAAGGAAAAATTAACCTGATTACTGAAGCAGAAGTTATTGGTTTAAAAGGTAACGGAACATTGGATTCAGTTCAGATTAAACACAATGACGGTTCTGAGATTTGGAAAGACACAGATCACTTTGTGCCTTTGTTTGGATTAAAGCCAGAGTTAGGACCAATTGCAGATTGGGGATTGGAAATTGAAAAGAATGCTATTAAGGTTGATACCAGAGATTATTCTACCAACCGTGAAGGTATTTATGCTATTGGTGATATCAACCAATACGAAGGAAAATTAAAGTTGATTTTGTGTGGATTTCATGAAGGTACAATTGCGGTTCAATCTGCATTTGCAAGAATCCATCCGGACAAAAAGAACGTATTAAAGTATACCACCGTTAATGGTGTAAACGGATTTGAATAA
- a CDS encoding Mrp/NBP35 family ATP-binding protein, with product MEITVDAVKEALKKVIEPDLKKDIITLDLVDSIEIDGNKIKFNVKIYNPAMHAKKRMQEALEFQLERAFGKDVEAEISMQPLPKDKEPEVRSVLSNVQNIIAVASGKGGVGKSTITANLAAGLAKMGYKVGLVDADIYGPSMPTMFDVVGERPQGVEKDGKTLIKPIEAHGVKILSIGFFADPEQAVVWRGPMATKALNQMFKDADWGELDYMIVDLPPGTGDVHLTLVQNVPLTGVVVVSTPQEVALADARKGINMFRMDSLKVPVLGIVENMAWFTPEELPDNKYYIFGQDGAKMLSETMNVPLLAQIPLIQSVRESGDVGRPAVLQDNTLSSSVFDDFVRKFVTTLKVTV from the coding sequence TTGGAAATAACAGTAGACGCAGTAAAAGAAGCTTTAAAAAAAGTAATTGAACCTGATTTAAAAAAGGACATTATTACTTTGGATTTAGTTGACAGCATTGAGATTGATGGAAATAAAATCAAATTCAATGTAAAGATTTATAATCCGGCAATGCACGCTAAAAAGCGAATGCAAGAAGCTTTAGAGTTTCAATTGGAGAGAGCATTTGGGAAAGATGTTGAGGCAGAAATTTCTATGCAACCCTTGCCTAAGGATAAAGAGCCTGAGGTAAGATCAGTACTGTCCAATGTTCAAAATATTATTGCCGTTGCATCCGGTAAAGGTGGAGTGGGCAAATCTACTATCACTGCAAATTTAGCGGCAGGATTAGCAAAAATGGGTTACAAAGTTGGGTTGGTAGATGCCGATATTTATGGTCCGTCTATGCCAACCATGTTTGATGTTGTGGGTGAAAGACCTCAAGGAGTTGAGAAGGATGGAAAAACTTTGATCAAACCTATAGAAGCGCATGGTGTAAAAATACTTTCAATTGGATTTTTTGCAGATCCTGAACAAGCAGTTGTTTGGAGAGGGCCTATGGCAACAAAAGCATTGAACCAAATGTTTAAAGATGCCGATTGGGGAGAATTAGATTATATGATAGTGGACTTACCTCCCGGAACAGGAGATGTGCACTTAACTTTAGTTCAAAATGTCCCTTTAACAGGTGTAGTTGTTGTTAGTACGCCACAGGAAGTTGCATTAGCAGATGCAAGAAAAGGAATCAACATGTTCAGAATGGATTCTTTAAAAGTTCCTGTTTTAGGGATTGTTGAGAACATGGCCTGGTTTACACCTGAGGAATTACCGGATAACAAATACTACATTTTTGGACAGGATGGAGCCAAAATGTTGTCTGAGACTATGAATGTTCCTTTGTTGGCTCAAATTCCCTTAATTCAATCAGTGCGTGAATCAGGAGATGTAGGTAGGCCGGCAGTTTTACAGGATAATACTTTGTCTTCTAGTGTATTTGACGATTTTGTTCGTAAATTTGTCACAACCTTGAAAGTGACTGTATGA
- a CDS encoding enoyl-CoA hydratase/isomerase family protein, whose amino-acid sequence MSVINQGHVKFNIDDKGIATIEFGHPLSNSLPGKILDKLQKTITDVGAQNDVKVIVLKSDGERAFCGGASFDELVAISDEKTGLEFFSGFANVINSIRKCPKLVIGRVQGKAVGGGVGIASAVDYCFATKFAAVKLSELAVGIGPFVVGPAVERKVGLSAFSHMTINATEFMSAEWAREKGLFMEVHESVEDMDAAIQTLAEKLANSNPEAMAKLKRVFWEGTETWDNLLKVRASISGELVLSDFTKNAINAFKKK is encoded by the coding sequence ATGAGCGTTATAAATCAAGGACACGTAAAGTTTAACATTGACGATAAAGGAATAGCAACTATTGAGTTTGGGCATCCTTTAAGTAATTCATTACCCGGAAAAATTCTGGATAAATTGCAAAAGACAATCACAGATGTTGGCGCACAAAATGATGTAAAAGTTATTGTGCTAAAATCTGATGGAGAAAGAGCATTTTGTGGAGGAGCATCTTTTGATGAATTAGTTGCCATTAGTGATGAAAAAACAGGATTGGAATTCTTTTCTGGATTTGCCAATGTTATCAATTCAATTAGAAAGTGTCCAAAATTGGTAATTGGTCGAGTTCAAGGAAAAGCAGTTGGAGGTGGAGTAGGAATTGCATCTGCAGTTGATTATTGTTTTGCTACCAAATTTGCTGCAGTAAAGTTGTCTGAATTAGCGGTAGGAATAGGTCCCTTTGTGGTTGGACCTGCTGTAGAAAGAAAAGTAGGGTTGTCTGCATTTTCTCATATGACAATCAATGCAACTGAATTCATGTCTGCTGAATGGGCAAGAGAAAAAGGATTGTTCATGGAAGTTCACGAATCAGTAGAAGACATGGATGCTGCAATTCAAACTTTGGCCGAAAAATTAGCAAACTCAAACCCTGAGGCAATGGCCAAATTAAAAAGAGTATTCTGGGAAGGAACAGAAACCTGGGATAACCTTTTAAAAGTAAGAGCTTCCATTTCAGGTGAATTGGTTTTATCTGATTTTACAAAAAACGCTATCAACGCATTTAAAAAGAAATAA